In Streptomyces sp. P3, one DNA window encodes the following:
- a CDS encoding NUDIX domain-containing protein codes for MQGHDRHTNDGRAYDKHAYEPFAVTVDLAVLTLRAGALHVLLVERGQEPYAGRWALPGGFVLPDESAETAARRELAEETGLKDVSGLHLEQLRTYSEPGRDPRMRVVSVAFAALLPDAPEPMSGGDAVQARWQPYDDVEPLAFDHDRILADAHDRVGAKLEYTCLATAFCPPEFTLGELQQVYETVWGTGLDRPNFRRKVLATPGFVEPVPGGARLTGGRGKPAALYRAGAATALHPPLLRPPREGRSA; via the coding sequence ATGCAGGGCCACGACCGGCACACCAACGACGGGCGCGCCTACGACAAGCACGCCTACGAGCCCTTCGCCGTCACCGTCGATCTCGCCGTCCTCACGCTCCGCGCGGGCGCCCTGCACGTGCTGCTCGTCGAGCGCGGGCAGGAGCCGTACGCCGGCCGGTGGGCGCTGCCCGGCGGATTCGTGCTGCCGGACGAGTCCGCCGAGACGGCCGCCCGGCGCGAACTCGCCGAGGAGACCGGCCTGAAGGACGTCTCCGGGCTGCACCTCGAGCAGCTGCGCACCTACAGCGAGCCCGGCCGCGACCCTCGTATGCGGGTCGTCTCGGTCGCGTTCGCCGCGCTGCTTCCCGACGCGCCCGAGCCGATGAGCGGCGGCGACGCGGTCCAGGCGCGCTGGCAGCCGTACGACGACGTCGAGCCGCTCGCCTTCGACCACGACCGGATCCTGGCGGACGCCCACGACCGGGTCGGAGCCAAACTCGAGTACACCTGTCTCGCGACCGCCTTCTGCCCGCCCGAGTTCACCCTCGGGGAGCTCCAGCAGGTCTACGAGACGGTGTGGGGGACCGGCCTCGACCGGCCCAACTTCCGTCGCAAAGTCCTCGCCACCCCGGGCTTCGTCGAGCCCGTCCCCGGCGGCGCGCGCCTCACCGGCGGCCGCGGCAAACCCGCCGCCCTCTACCGGGCGGGGGCCGCCACCGCG